CCCGATATGGCGGGCTTCCGCAAGAAGGTGAAGTCCTCCACCGAGGGGATGCGGGCGAAGGTCCGCGTCGATGTAGACGACAAACAGCTTCAGAACGTGATGCGCTCGAAGAAGAGCGTGAAGGTGAAGGCCGACGTCGTCGTCGACCACCGCCAGCTCGACTACTTCCAGCGCAGCCTCGAGGGTCCGGGCCGGCACCGGAAGATCGACATCGACGTAGACGTCGATAAAGCGAAGCGGGGTCTGCACTCGCTCGAGCAAGACGTAGGTCGGGCGTTCCAGAAGATGGAGCGCGCCGCTAAGGGTCTTCAGCTCGGGAAGATGTTCATCCCGAACAAGTCGCTCGCGAAGATGACCGAGAAGGATCTCGACGACCTCGCGAAGAAGACCGGCAACCACCGATTCGTGATCGACGTCGTCCTCCGCGACGCGATCGCGAAAGCGAAGCTCGCCGAGCTGTCCCGCCCGCGGAAGACCGAGCTGAAGGTCGACGTCGACAAATCGAGTACTCAGCGGATCTTCTCGCTGATCTCGTCGATCGGTAAAAGGGTCTCCGACGCTTTCAACCCCAACACCGGGATGCTCGCCAAGATGGGCGGCGGGGGCGACATCTCCCAGCTGCTTCTCATCCTCGCCGTCATCCTGCTGATCGCGCCGGCGATCTCGTTGGTCGCTACGCTGCTGGCCGGCATCCCCGCGTTGGTGATGGGCGCAGCCGCGGCGTTCGGCGTTTTGTGGCTCGGCGCTGAGGGTTTCACCAAAGCGTTTAAGGCCATCCAGCCCGAGTTCCAAAAGCTGAAGTCGACGGTCTCGGCAGTCATCGAGCGCGACTTCACCCCCGTCCTGAAAGAGATGATGGGGGTCGCCAACCAGCTGACCCCGCAGATCACCGCGATAGCCGCCGGTTTCGGCGGGATGGCTAAGGAGCTGTCGGGCTTTCTGGCGAGCGCTCCGGTGATGGAGATGCTCCAGAAGTTGACCGGCAACTTCGTCGATCTGCTTCGGCAGCTGTCCCCGATCCTCACCAACGCGGTGGGCGGCTTCATCAAGCTCGCGACGATGGGCTCGCAGCAGTTCGGAACGCTGGCTGCGTCTATCGGCGACTTCGTGAACATGTTCAACGCGATGGTCGACGGGTGGGCGAAAGACAACGTCCTGAAGGGCGCGTTCGAGGGCCTCCGCACATCGCTCCAGGGCCTCGACAAGCTGTTCTTCGACCTGTTCGACGTCGGTGTCCGCGGTATGGCCGAGATGGGTCCGATCGTCGGGCAATTCCTCGGCTCGCTCGGCGGGATCTTCCGGGCGCTGTTTCCGTACTTCTCGTCGATCTTCCAGTGGTTCGGTCGGATCGCTTCGGCGTTTATGGACACCCTCGTCCCGGTTCTAAACAACCTCGCTCCGGTGTTCTCCCGCGTGATGTCCGGTTTCGCGACGTTCGGCGAAGCGCTCTTCAAAGCGATCGGCCCGATCCTATCGAGTATGTCTAACGCACTCGCGACCGGGCTTCTGACGGTGCTTGAGTCGTTGCAGCCGGTGCTACCCGTCATCTCGAAGGCGTTGGATGAGTTCGGCGTAAAGCTCGGTGCGGCGTTCGAAAAGGCACGACCCGAAATGATGGCCGCGTTCCAACAGCTCGGTGACTCGCTGGCGAAGATGGCCCCGCAGCTCGCTCTGATGATTCCGAGCCTGATGCAGATCGCTATCGAGGCGTTCCCGAAGCTACTCGAAGCAGCACCTCAGATAGCTACGGCGTTTATCAACCTGGTGAACTCCGGCGTTCTTCAGCAATTCGCTCAGCTACTCGTAGACATCGGCCCTAAGATACCCGCGATTGCTTCGGGTATGGCTTCGGTGGCCGGTGCTCTCGCGGGGCTCGCCGGCAAGATCTCGATGGTCATTGTCGCGTTCAGCTGGTTGTGGAACAACTCGTTCGGTCGGGCGCAGGCGTGGGTGTCGAACATGCTCACCATCCCCGGCAAGATCATCCAGGGCTTCATCTCCGCATTCACCAACGGTGGCGGGTTGATCTCCAACGTGCTGCAAGGCATCTGGAACGGGATCATCGCGTCGGTTAAGGGGATCTTCGGGATTCACTCGCCGTCGACCGTGTTCAACCAGATCGGTGTCGACCTCATCCAGGGTCTCATCAACGGCATCAAGTCGATGGCCGGCGCGGTGCTCAGCGCTATCTCCGGAATCGCTTCGAGCATCACCTCGAAGGTGAAGTCCGTCCTCGGTATCCACTCTCCGTCGAGGGTCTTTATCGACATCGGCGGCGACATCAACGCCGGTCTGGCGAAGGGCCTGCGGGACACCGAGTACCAATCGGTCGAGCAAGCTCGGAAGGGCGCTCAAAACGCTATCGACGCCTACAAGCGCGAGTGGCAGAAAGAGCACCGAAAGAAGGGCGAGAAGCTCCCCGACTACGCCGGTCCCGAACTTCGGGTTCAGATCAAGCCGAAGTCGATGGACGCCAAACAGCGCGACGAGATGAAGCGGACGTTCGAGAAGGATCTGAAGAAGATCCCGCACGATCTTGCTACCTCCTTCACCGACTCGTTCCTCTCCGATCTCGGTATCGGGAAGGACGGCGCTATCGGAAACCTCGTCGATCAGCTGTTCGATCCGAAGGTCAAGATCGAAGACCAAAAGGACGTCTACATCGTGAAGGACGTCGCCGAAGCGGAGCGGCACTCCAACGCCAAAAAGGCTAAGAAGGCGCTCCGCTACACCGGGGCGGGAATAGGTGGCTGATGGACATCAAGCCGACTACCGTCATCGAATACGAATCTCCTGACGGCGACGTATTCTGCCTGGCCGGACCCCGCGCGGGAAACCGCGGGGTCTGGCTCGGTAAGGGCGACATCTCAGGCTTCTTCGACGCCCCTACGAAGACGCACATCCAAGAGGTAGGCACCGCTCCGGGCGCTCAGCTCGGCGGCACGAAGTACCTCCACCGAGAGATCACCTTCAACGTCGACATCCTCAACGAGAAGGGTGCGAACGACTGGTTGACCCGCGAGTCGCGGTGGCGGAAGGCGTGGAGCTTCACAAAGCCGGGAATCCTCCGGGTCATCACGCTGGAGTCCGGCATCCGCGAGCTTGCGGCGTACCTGTTCGAGCAGCCGGAGATCGACTTCTCCACCGACCCGAACATGAAGGGGATCAACACCTCGACGATGCACGTCGTCGCGTACGACCCGTTTTGGTACGAGGAATCGATCGAGTTCGACCTCACGACGCAGACCGACACCACCGCGTCAGGCTCCGAAGACCTCGTGTTCGACATCCACCCGCTCGACGGGAAGTCCGGCGGGCTGAACCCCACCGACCGCCCGATCGACCTGACGTGGGTTCTCGAAGGCACCGGGAAGTACACCATCCCGGACTACTCGTTCGAGAAGCCCGCGCTCGCCAACCGCCGGATCGTCCTCCCCGAGATCGTCCTCGCCGACGGAGACGTCGTCGCGACGTCGTCGAAGCGGAACGGCCCTCAGTTCTCCGCGACCGGAGGGACTCCGTACGTCTACCGGATGAACGGCGTCCGGCTCCTCAACAAGGTGCCGGAGTACACCGACGCCCGCGAGTTCACCGTCACAGCAACGAAGACCCCGCCGGGTCGGAAGGTGTCGCTCTTCCTCGAGCGACCGTGGTCTCGCCCGTGGGGGCTTGAGTAAGCACCGTTAGGAATCCTCGTGGATAGTCGCGCTGTACTAGAGCTGATCGACCAGCGCAACCGCGACTGGCGAGACGAGCGGCTAGCCGACTCTGAGCTAGACCTGTTCGACGGCGATATGCGCTACGTCGGGGCTCTCTACAACCACATCGACGAAGAGTTCGAGTGGGTCGAGAACGACACCGGCTCGGCGTCGGTGTCGCTCCCCCGCGATCACTACCTCGTCCGGTGGGTCACCAACCACCAAGGCCGCGAGAAGCGCGACATCCACATCCGCTTCCGCAAACAGGGTGCGCAGTGGGACGGACGGCTGGAGACCTACAAACTCCGCCGCGACCGCGACGGCGAGATCACCCTCGAGCTGATCTTCAAGCACTGCTTCGAAGAGCTGAAGCACATCCTCGTGTGGTGTAACCCCTTCACCCCAGCCGCTTTGCAGTTCCCGCGGATTTTCGCGATCTTCGGGAAGCTCGACTGGTGTATGGCGGTCACGCTGTGGCTGAACGTCGCCCGCCTCGAGGCGGGGCTCTTTATGATCCCCGGCGATCCGTTCGACCCGGATCAGTGGCCCGAGTTCGATATGACCGAGTGGTCTATCTGCGTCGTCCCCGTCGACTTCGCGAGTTCCGCCGCTCCACTCGGCTACCTGTGGAGCCGGTTTGGGACGTACTTCGACACCGTCGAGAAAGCGCTGAAGCGGTCGCAACTGTCGATCGACTGTCGACGGTGGTACGAAGGTGACCCCGTCCCCGAAGGACTCGGATTCACCCCGCGCCACGGCGCGCTGATCGTCCGGTTCGTCGACAACTCCGGTTGGCTGACGCAGACGTCGTTCTTCGGGTCGGTGCTGACCGGCCTCGAGCGGGCGGTCGTCGAGATCGCAGACGACGGCGCTACCGAGAACATCTCGGTGGTGTCGGGCGATCCGACGTTCCCCGACGAGTACTACGAGCCGGGTTGGTTCGGCAGCCGACCGCAGGCTCCGGCGATCGTCCTCGAAGACGACGGCGAGAGCGGCATCATCGAGTCAGAGTTCGAGTACTTCCCCGCCTCCGACTTCCAACACGTCGCCGGCGGGCAGTCGTTCCCCGGCATCGACGAAGGCATCTCCGCCGCGGTCGTGACGACCGGCAACTTCGCCGGGAGTTTCGTCCAGCTGCCCGGCTACGGCGTCGGTCTAAGCGGCCTCGGAGCTGCTGTCGACGCGGTCGCCAAACCGCTCTACGCCGGAACGGTCGGCGCGTGGATGAACGTCCCCGCGTTCGAGCGGGAGACCGACTTCGGTCGCTTCGGATACAAAGAGCGCCGCGCCGGCGGAGACATCCGCGCCGGAACGCTCGGTGCGTTCGCGGCGGTCTACTCGTCGATCATCACCACCCGCGAGCGGACCGGCCACCGCGTGAAGTTCTCCGACAGCCTGTGTTGGCGGATCGGCCCTCCGGGGTTCGGCGATATGTGGATCGGCACCCGCGTCGCCGTCCGACCCTCCGGTGTCCCCGACGAGTACGCGCTGTACTGCGAGCAGGTTCGCCGAATCAACTACCAACGAGACCGCGACGGGAAGGTCTCGTGGGAGTCCGACATCGGCTGGAAAGAGCCCGACGACCCGTTCCTCGCTCTCTACGGGGCGGTGCGGGACTTCGGCGCGATGGTCGGCGCAGCAGGGCTTTAGGCGACAGCGATAAACCGCACTAACTCTTGTAAAGGTCCGCTGTGAAGACACGAGATAGATCCAACCTAGACAACCCCCGCGAGCACCTCGCGTGGATGTTTATGTGCGCTCCCGCCGTGATGGGGCAGCCGACGATCGGTCATCAGTCGATGTTCGAGGAGTACTCCGAGCATCTCGTTAAGGCCGGCGCTTACGACGTCGAGTACCTCATCGAGAAGTACGGACGCCCCGACGGGACGATCTCGATCGACGACCTCCCCCGCCGGAAGATCCGGTTCGACCCGCCCCGCCGCGGCGACAACTCGCCGCTGAATATGGGCGGCTCGTGGGTCCGAGTCGACGCACCCCCGCCGGAACCATTCAAAATCCCCGACCTGAACGATATGACCCCCGACGAGATCGGCGGGATTCTCGAGCAGGCTAAGCAGCTCGGCTACATCACCGAGCGTGCTCCGAAGTTCGATGTAGCGAAGGTAGAACATGGCACAACTAGCAATCCCTGACATCGAGCAGGAGGTGCGCGACGCGCTGGCCGAGGCGATCAACCTCGGCATCGACGAAGTCGTCCAGAAGGCGGTCTCGCAGCAGCGGTGGTACCGGAAGTACGCAAACACGATTTCGACAGCCGTAGGGCTTTCCTCAACGGTAGCAATGACCGTTCTGTCGATGGGTCTCGACCTCCCGCAGGGTGTGTCGGTCGCTCTCGTCGTCGTCGGCTCGCTCGCGACCATCCTCGGCGTCTCGCAGACGAAGAACGGGGTGCAGCCCCACACCGCGGTCCAGCTTCAGGAAGCAGCTCGCCGGTGAGCAGCGGAGCGTGGATCGAGCTTCTCGGCACCGGCGCGGTTTCCGCCGTCGCCGGCGCTGGGATCTCGGCGGTGTTCGGTCGACGGAAGATCGCCGCCGAAGTCCGCCAAACCGACGCATCAACCGCCGACGTCATCGCGCAGACCGCGGTGACCCTCCTCGAGCCGATGCGGCAGCAGATCAACGAGCTGACCGCCCGCGTCGCCGCCCTCGAGGCGGAGAACCACCAGCTGCGGGACCACATCAAAAAGCTCGAAGGAGAGTAGATGTACGAGATCGGCTCAGGGTGGGACGACAACTCCGATCCGATCGCGTTGCAGCGCCAGGTTCTCGATTCGTCGATGGACGCGTTCGGCGTCGGGATGATCGCAGACTTCGTCAACGACCTACCCGGCTTCTCCGACTTCTTCAACGGCCTCCGCGACGCCGACGGCGTCGAGGGTGTAGGCGAAGTCGTCGAGCAGATCGCCACCTTCCTCCGCGGCATCGCTAGCATCTTCGAGCAGCTTCGGGATGCGATCACGCAGAACGTCATCCCCGCGGCCGGCACCGCGCTCCGCGAGATCTACGACTTCATGAAGGACTCCGTCACCGGAGGTATCAACAACCTCCAGGCGACCCTCAACCAGATCCGAGACCTCTTCAACGGTCTCGTCGTGACGCCGATCAACAACGTCGTATCCGGCGTGAAGGACTGGCTCTACGACCTCCTTAACTGGAAGACCACCACCACCACCAACCACGACGCTATCCGCGACGGCATCATCAAAGGCTGGGAAGGCACCGCTTCGGTCTCCGCAGACGACGACGTCTGGGGAACGATGGATGCCATCCGCTCGCGGGTGGGTAACGAGGGGTACACCCGAGTAGGGATCACCTCGACTCAGCTGTGGACCAAGCCCTCCGGTACGACAGAGATCGTTCTCGTCGGTATAGCCGCGGGGAAGGACGGTGAGCCGGGAGGCAACGACGGCGGGCTCGGCGGGCTCGGCGGAGGTCACAAAGTTCAAGCGATCGACCCCGCGTCGGTGTCGGCTGTCCACGTCACCGTCGGCACAAACGGGCAAGCTACGCAGTTCCGCGCAGACAGCTCGGGAGGCGCTCTCCTGATGGAGGCTCTCTCCGGAAGCCCCGGCGGGTTGGGAACGCTGTTCGGCTACTCCAGCTCCAACTCGTCCGCGGGCTCCGGCGGAGCCGGAGGAGCAGGCTTTCGATCCAACGCAAACGGAATCGGTACCGACACATACGCGGGTTCCAACGGGGCTGACGGATCTATGTCTGCCGCAGCTGTCGGAGGAGATAGAGGAGCGTACAGAGCAGGCGATCACGGCCTACCAGGTGGCTCCGGCGAGTCGGTGGCATCTGCGTCTGTCATCCCATGCGGCGGCGGCGGAGGGGGCGGCGGCGGCGGAGCCGGAAAGCACCCTACCGCGATGGCAAACGGCGGAACCGGAGGAGACGGCGGATTCCCCGGAGGCGGTGGCGGAGGCGGCGGTGGCCGGCAACGAGCACAAGCGTTCGGCGTAGACGTAACCGTCGGTGCGCAAGGTCCGGGAGGATTAGGAGGGCAGGGTCTTGGACTCATCTTCTACCGCTGAGTTGGTATCGGCGGATCTTACGCGGTTCGCCTCGGTAACCAACCTCTACAAGTTGCCATGCGGGAAGTTCGTGTTGATTACGGTCCCGGACTACCTCCCCCCGCTGGGGGCGATCGACATCGGCGGCGTCCGCGTAGCAGCAGACGCACCTACACCAACCGACGTCTTCCTCGCCGACGAGTACGGCCAGCCGATCGACGCCGACGGCGACCCGACGAACGGCCTAACCGCGCTGCTCCGCCTCGCCGGCGGGACCGGCTTCGACGTCGCCTGCCAGAAGGCGGAAGAACTTCTCGGTTAGACTCCGAGTATGCAGAACCCCCCGAGCCTCACTCCGAGGTCCGGGGGGTCTTCTTTGTTCCAAACCGTGCAGAGTTGCCAGCAGTTCCCGATGGAGCGCGCCTTCGCCGGGCCGCTCAAGGTCGCCCAGCGCTTCGGCACCCTCGACCCGGCCGCCATCGCCGCCGCCGACCCGGAGAGCTTCGCCGAGCTCTGCGCCACCCCGCCGGCGGTACACCGCTACGGCCGCTCGATGGCCGGGCGGATCCAGGCCCTGGCGCAGGTGGTCGTCGACGACTACGACGGCGACACCGCCTCCATCTGGACCGGCGCGGCCAGCGGGGCCGACCTGCTCGCCCGGCTGCGGGCGCTGCCCGGATTCGGCGAGCAGAAGGCGAAGATCTTCCTCGCCCTGTTGGCCAAGCAGCTCGGGGTCGCACCGCAGGGCTGGACCACGGCCGCCGGCGACTACGCCAAGAAGGGGTACCGCTCGGTCGCCGACGTCGTCGACGCCGATTCGCTGCAGCAGGTCCGCGACTTCAAGAAGGCGGCAAAGGCGGCCGCGAAGGCGAAGGGGTGACCCCGGAGCCGGGACCCGACCCGGGCCTGATCGACGACCTGCAGCAGGAACTCACCGAGTTCTGGCGACGGGGGCGGGTGCGCGCCCGAAACAATTCGGCGCTGATCCACGCGAAGCTCGATCCGTCCTGCTATCCGCTGCTGATGGCGGTGGCCCGCCTGCGCTCGGTTCCGATGTCGGAGTTGGTCCACCGCCTCGCGCTGGACAAGTCGACCGTCACCCGCCAGGTCGACGCCCTGGAACGGCTCGGTCTGGTGACGCGCCGCCCCGACCCGGACGACGCCCGCGCGCGGGTCGTCGAGCTGACCCCCGACGGGCGTTCGCGGGTCGACGCGGCGATGGCGACCTCGGCGTCGAATTGGCGCGACCAGCTGGCCAAGTGGGACCCCGACGACATCCGGTCGCTGATCACCCTGATGCGCCGTCTGGATTCGCTGATGGACCAGAAGGGCTGAGACCTGCATCACCCGTCGACTACTTAGTTGCTAGGTGCAACAAATTCTCGTTACAGTGTTGGCTCATGAGCACCGCCGACGCCGCGCAGTCCGATGACTTGACCCCGATGACGCACACCCAGAAGATCGAGGCCCTCGTCGGCCTGCTGCTGGGCATGTTCGTCGCCTTCCTCTCGTCGACGGTCGTCTCGATCGCCCTGCCGCAGATCATCAAGAACCTGCACGGGACCACCGACCAGTACACCTGGGTCGTGACGGCGACCCTGCTCGCGTCGACCGCGACCACCCCGATCTGGGGCAAATTCGCCGACCTGATGAGCAAGAAGCTGCTGGTCCAGATCGCGCTCGTCGTGTTCACCCTCGGGTCGGCCCTCGCGGGAATGTCGCACACGGCGTCGATGCTCATCGCCTGTCGTGCCGTCCAGGGCATCGGCCTCGGCGGTCTGCAGGCGCTGGTCATCATCGTCATCGCGTCGATGTTCAGCCCGCGCGAGCGCGGCCGCTACCAGGGCCCGATCGCCGCGGTCATGTCGGTGGCGACCGTCGGCGGCCCGCTACTGGGCGGTGTCATCACCGACACCAGCTGGCTCGGCTGGCGCTGGACCTTCTACGTCTGCGTCCCCCTCGCCATCATCGCGCTGGTGGTGATCCAGCGGACCCTCAACGTCCCGACCATCCGCAAGCCGAACGTGAGCATCGACTACCTCGGCGCCGCTCTCATCGCCGGCGGCGTCATCGTCCTGCTGATCTGGGTGACCCTGGCCGGCAAGTCCTTCGCCTGGACCTCGGGCACCTCCTACCTGCTCGCGATCATCGGCGCACTGCTGCTGGTCCTGGCCGTCCTCGCCGAGGGCAAGCTGCTCAACCGCTTCCTGCCCTCCTTCCTGAAGGTGCGCGACCCGATCATCCCGCTGCACCTGTTCCGCGACCGCACGACGTCGCTGGCCACCGTCGCCAGCATCGCGGTCGGCGTCGCACTGTTCGGTTCGGCGGTGTTCCTCGGCCAATACTTCCAGTTGGGCCGCGGCTACTCCCCGACCGTCTCGGGTCTGCTCACGCTGCCGATGGTCGGCGGCTCGCTGATCTTCGCGACCATCTCCGGTCAGCTGATCACCAAGTTCGGCCGGTGGAAGATCTTCCTCGTCTCCGGCGGCATCCTGATGACCGCGGGGTTCGGGCTGTTGTCCACCATCAACGGCCACACCAACATGTGGCTGGTCGGCCTCTTCCTCTTCGTGCTCGGCACCGGGATGGGCATGACGATGCAGAACCTGGTGCTGCCGGTCCAGAACGCCGTTCCCGCCGAGAACCTCGGCGTCGCGACGTCGACGGTCACGTTCTTCCGCTCCCTCGGCGGTGCCGCCGGTGTATCGGTGCTCGGCGCGGTGCTGTCCACGCATGTGAAGGACCTGACCATGTCCGGGTTGCGGGCCCTGGGCCAGGTTCAGGGGATGGCCTGCGGCAAGCTGCTGAAGGCGGGGATCGCCGGCAATCTGACGCCCGAGTGCGAGCACGTGCAGCGCACCGCCTTCGGTGACGGGGTGCCCACGATCTTCTTCTACGCCGCGATCATGGGGGCACTGGCCCTCGTCGCGATCCTGGCGATCAAGGAGGTCCGCCTCAAGACGATGACGCCGCTCGAAGAGCAGCAGCAGGCCGCCGCCGAGGCGATGGCCGGACTGGCCCCCGACGAGTCGGCCGAGGTCGTCGCCGCCGAGCGCAGCGCCGACGCGGCCGCCGCCCGAAACAGGGGCTAGCGGCTGGCCTGTGTCCTAGGCTGGGGCACATGGCCAACTCCCCCAGTCTCGACGCGAAGTCGATCATCGGTCTGCCGATTCGGATCGGTTTCGGGATCGCCGGTGTGACCATGAGCGCAATCGAGTCGGCCGTGGGCGTCGCCCGCGTGACCGCGGAGGGCGTGCAGAGCGAGGTCAACCACGTTCTCGGCACGGACTCGAATGCGCTCGCCGACTCCCGGTCGCCCCTGGAGATCCTCAGCCACGTCGCCGAGCTCCTCGGACCCGACCGCCCGATCGGGCGCGCCCTGGCCCCGGGCGGCCCGGTGGACCGCCTGCTGCGCCGCGGCGGGGTCGTCGACCGGCTCACCGCCTCCGACGGGCTACTCGAGCAGCTCACCGCGCCGGGCGGTCTGCTGGACACGCTCACCGACACCGGCGGGATCCTCGAGCGGCTGAGCGCGGAGGGCAGCGTCGTCGACAAACTCACCGCCCCCGGCGGCGTGCTCGACAAGGTCGCCGAGCCCGGTGGGATCATCGACCGCCTCGCCGACGACGACGGTCTGCTGGACCAATTACTCGGCGCCGACGGCGCCATCGAGCGCGCGATCGCCCCGGGCGGGCCGCTCGACCGCGTGGCCGAGCTCACCGAGAACATGAACGAGTTGACGCCCAGCCTCAACGCCATGAAGGAGGCGGTCAGCGAGTTGCGCGCGACCGTCGAACTGCTGAACGCATCGGTGGCCCCCCTCGGCGGCCTGGCCGACCGGCTGCCCAAGCGTCTCACCCGAGGGCGTCCGATCAACGTCCTCGAGCAGTAGCCCGCGCTGATCGTGCCGTTGACCCGCGCGATCGCGTCCGTCTCGCGGTCCCTCCTCGTCGCCGTCGCCCTCCTGCTCCTCGTCGGACTCCTGACCGCCCTGAGCATGGGGGTCGGACTCAAGAACACGGCGATGCTCTGTGCCATTCTCTCCGTCCTCATGCTGGTCACGGGGTCGCACGCGATCGCCGCGCTCGACGTGCGGATGACGCTGCTGACCGGCTCCGCGGTCATCCTCGCGTGCCTGCCCGCCCTCCTGCTCAACAGGTGGCTGATCATCCCGGTCGGCGGCGCCGTCGTATTCCTTTCCACGTTGATGGGGGTCATCGGCCCGCGTTTCGGCGCCTGGGGCATGTCGACGGCGATGGCGGTCGTGTACACGGCGGGCACCGCCGCCATTCACCGCGACGGTTCCGGGGTGCTGCTGTGGGGAAAGACCGAGCTGGTGGTCACCGTCATCCTCGCCACCCTCGTCGCCTCGGCACTCGGCTGGGCGATGGTCTTCCGCAAGGATGACGGCGTCCTCGACAAGGCCGCGCAGGATCCGCCCGATCTGGAGCTGCTACTGCTGAACGGACTCGTCGTCGGGACCGCACCGGCCCGGATCGTCGACCCGGCCGCGGCCGCTGGAACGCTGGTGCGGATCCCCGGGGCGGTGCGCAGACGGGTCGCCCTGGCGATCGCCTCCAGCCTGACGAGCCGGCAGTCGGCCGAGTTGCACCAGGGTTTGCGGATGTTCGTCGCGCTGACCGTGGCGTGGGTCGTGATCCTGCTCAACCCGGGGATGCCGTTGACCCTGGTGATGCTGATGACGACCCTGGCGATGCTCACCCCCGAGACCCACGCCACCTGGTCGCAGGTCTCGGCGCGCCTGCTCAGCTCGGCGGTCGGCGCCGGCCTGGCGATCGGGATGACCTGGCTGCTCAGCGGCCAGCCCCACGGTCGGACGATCGCCAT
This genomic interval from Gordonia sp. X0973 contains the following:
- a CDS encoding phage tail protein, which codes for MDSRAVLELIDQRNRDWRDERLADSELDLFDGDMRYVGALYNHIDEEFEWVENDTGSASVSLPRDHYLVRWVTNHQGREKRDIHIRFRKQGAQWDGRLETYKLRRDRDGEITLELIFKHCFEELKHILVWCNPFTPAALQFPRIFAIFGKLDWCMAVTLWLNVARLEAGLFMIPGDPFDPDQWPEFDMTEWSICVVPVDFASSAAPLGYLWSRFGTYFDTVEKALKRSQLSIDCRRWYEGDPVPEGLGFTPRHGALIVRFVDNSGWLTQTSFFGSVLTGLERAVVEIADDGATENISVVSGDPTFPDEYYEPGWFGSRPQAPAIVLEDDGESGIIESEFEYFPASDFQHVAGGQSFPGIDEGISAAVVTTGNFAGSFVQLPGYGVGLSGLGAAVDAVAKPLYAGTVGAWMNVPAFERETDFGRFGYKERRAGGDIRAGTLGAFAAVYSSIITTRERTGHRVKFSDSLCWRIGPPGFGDMWIGTRVAVRPSGVPDEYALYCEQVRRINYQRDRDGKVSWESDIGWKEPDDPFLALYGAVRDFGAMVGAAGL
- a CDS encoding MarR family winged helix-turn-helix transcriptional regulator gives rise to the protein MTPEPGPDPGLIDDLQQELTEFWRRGRVRARNNSALIHAKLDPSCYPLLMAVARLRSVPMSELVHRLALDKSTVTRQVDALERLGLVTRRPDPDDARARVVELTPDGRSRVDAAMATSASNWRDQLAKWDPDDIRSLITLMRRLDSLMDQKG
- a CDS encoding MDR family MFS transporter; the protein is MSTADAAQSDDLTPMTHTQKIEALVGLLLGMFVAFLSSTVVSIALPQIIKNLHGTTDQYTWVVTATLLASTATTPIWGKFADLMSKKLLVQIALVVFTLGSALAGMSHTASMLIACRAVQGIGLGGLQALVIIVIASMFSPRERGRYQGPIAAVMSVATVGGPLLGGVITDTSWLGWRWTFYVCVPLAIIALVVIQRTLNVPTIRKPNVSIDYLGAALIAGGVIVLLIWVTLAGKSFAWTSGTSYLLAIIGALLLVLAVLAEGKLLNRFLPSFLKVRDPIIPLHLFRDRTTSLATVASIAVGVALFGSAVFLGQYFQLGRGYSPTVSGLLTLPMVGGSLIFATISGQLITKFGRWKIFLVSGGILMTAGFGLLSTINGHTNMWLVGLFLFVLGTGMGMTMQNLVLPVQNAVPAENLGVATSTVTFFRSLGGAAGVSVLGAVLSTHVKDLTMSGLRALGQVQGMACGKLLKAGIAGNLTPECEHVQRTAFGDGVPTIFFYAAIMGALALVAILAIKEVRLKTMTPLEEQQQAAAEAMAGLAPDESAEVVAAERSADAAAARNRG
- a CDS encoding DUF2744 domain-containing protein, which gives rise to MKTRDRSNLDNPREHLAWMFMCAPAVMGQPTIGHQSMFEEYSEHLVKAGAYDVEYLIEKYGRPDGTISIDDLPRRKIRFDPPRRGDNSPLNMGGSWVRVDAPPPEPFKIPDLNDMTPDEIGGILEQAKQLGYITERAPKFDVAKVEHGTTSNP